The sequence ATATACCCCTAGTGCTTTGTCTGGCTTCGTGCTCAATGACAAAGAATATCCCTGAAGGCGAGCAGCTCTTTACGGGACTTACCAAGATAGCCTACGACGATGCGAAGGAATACGATGTTGAGGCTTACGACACCCACTTGGAGAATACCAAGGTTGAGCTCGAGGCCGCCTTGGCTACCGAGCCCAACGGATCGCTGTTTGGCAGTAGCTATTACACCGTGCCCTGGTCGTGGCACCTGTGGGTATATAATAAGTACGCGGGTAAGGATTCGGGCTTTGCACGCTGGATGACCAAGACGTTTGGTAAGCCACCCGTTCTGATGAGTCAGGTTAACCCCGAGCTTCGCAGTAGTGTGGCACGATCGGTATTGCGCAATAACGGCTATTTTCGTGGCGATGTAACTTACGAGCTGGTGCCACAGAAGAATGCCAAGAAGTGTAAGATTGGCTATACCGTACATCTCGACTCGCTGTTTACACTCGACTCTGTGAGCTATGTTAACTTCCCGGCTCCCATCCAGGCATTGATTGATTCAACCCGCGACGAGAGTCTCATCAAGAGCCAGTCGCCCTTCAGTATCAATAACCTTGATGCCGAGCGCACCCGTATCAGCACGCTGCTGCGTAACAATGGCTACTATTATTACAGTCCTAGCTATGCCTCGTACCTGGCTGATACCTTTGCTGTAGATAACAAGGCCCAGCTCAGGTTCCAGCTGGCACACGGCCTGCCCGATGTGGCCCTGCGCAAGTGGTATATCGGCAAGCTGGATGTTAACTTCCGCAAGTCGGCCCGCGAGGTGCTTACCGATTCGGTACAGCGCCGTTATCTCACCATTCATTTCAATGGTAAGAAGTCGCCCATCATGCCTCGCGTGGTGTTGCGTAACCTCAGTCTGCGCCCACGCCAGGAGTATAGCTACGAGAAATATATGGAGTCGGCCAGCAGGATTAACGCCACAGGTGTGTTCAGTAGTACCGACTTCCAGTTCACGCCCCGTCCCGATTCTGATACCCTCGACCTGCGCCTGAACTGCACCTTTGATAAACCCTACGATTTCTATATCGAGTGTAATGCCATCGGACGTACCAGTGGCCGATATGGTCCTCAGGCCCGAATCGGTCTTACCCGTCGTAATGCTTTCCATGCCGGCGAGAAACTTGATTTGAACCTGCATGGTGCCTACGAGTGGCAGAAGAGTGCCGATGCTGATATGAACAGCTATCAGTATGGTGCCGATGTGTCGATTGAGTTCCCACGTATCATTGCACCTTTTGTTCATAGCGATCGTGTGCGCCGCGATAAGAATGGTCGTGTCATCCGTCGCCATTTCTATTCTACACCTACCACCTATGCCAAGGTGTCGAGCGATGTGATTCGTCGCCCCGATTATTATAAGATGCATATCGTAAGTGGCGAGTGGACCTATCGCTGGCAGTCGTCGGTCAATAGTCGCCACGAGTTCTCGCCCCTCACGCTCAAGTATCAGTTCGTAAACAGCCATACCGATAAGTTCGACTCGGTGATTGTTGAGAATCCCTATCTGGCAGCCTCGATGGAGGACTGCTTCATGCCTAAGATGCGCTATACCTATATGTACACCAGTCCGTCGTCGTTGCGCCATCCCATCCGTTGGGAGGTAACAGTCGAAGAGTCGGGCAATCTGGTATCGCTTTGGGATTATGCGTTCGGGCGCTCTTTCAGCGAGAAGGATAAGGAGCTGTTTAAAACCCCATATTCGCAGTTTCTGCGTTTAGAGGCCGATTTCTCAAAAACGTGGAATCTCACCCCAACCTCACAGCTGATAGGGCATTTCAATGGTGGCATTATCTACTGTTATGGCAATAGCAGCGAGGCACCTTACAGCGAGTACTTCTATGTGGGAGGTGCCAATACCATCCGTGCCTTTGGCGTACGCTCCATTGGTCCTGGTCGCTTTGATGGTCGTGGGTTAGGTCGCCAGCTCGATTATCTGATACAGAATGGCGAGACAAAGCTGGTGGGTAACCTGGAGTATCGCACCAAGCTGTTTGGCGATTTGAATGGTGCCGTGTTCCTGGATGCTGGTAACGTATGGGACTTTACCGACGAGTATGTCGAGGGAGGCAAATTCCCCACATCGCTTAAGCAGTTGGTAAAGACCACGGCGCTTGGCACAGGTGTGGGCTTGCGATACGATCTGGGCTTCCTGGTTATCCGCTTAGACTGGGGCTTAGCCATCCACTGTCCGTACGATACGGGTAAGTCGGGCTATTTTAATGTGCCCAGCTTTAGTGGTGCCCATACTTTGCATTTTGCAGTTGGTTATCCGTTCTAACGCATTTTTTTCGATTCTTTTGTGCTTAAGTCCAAAATATTTTGTACCTTTGCACGCAAAAAATTGATATAACTCAAAAAATTTTAGAAAAAATGAAACCGACTTTGTTTTTGCTCGCAGCTGGTATGGGTAGCCGTTACGGCGGTTTGAAGCAGCTCGACGGTCTGGGCCCAAATGGCGAGACCATTATGGATTATAGTATTTACGATGCCATCCAGGCTGGCTTTGGCAAAATTGTATGGGTTATCCGTAAGGATTTCGAGGAGCAGTTCCGCACCCAGATTCTCGCTAAGTACGAGGGTAAGGTAAAGTGCGAACTCTGTTTCCAGGCACTCGACGCACTGCCCGAGGGCTTCAGCGTTCCCGAAGGCCGTCAGAAGCCATGGGGTACCAACCACGCTGTACTCATGGGTAAGGACGTTATCAAGGAGCCTTTCTGTGTAATTAACTGCGACGATTTCTACAATCGCGATGCCTTCATGGTTATTGGTAAGTACCTGGCAAATCTGCCCGAGGGTGCTAAGAACCAGTATGCTATGGTAGGTTTCCGTGTAGGCAATACCCTCTCTGAGAATGGTACTGTAGCACGTGGTGTCTGCTCAAAGAACGAAAAGGGCCACCTGACAACTGTAGTAGAGCGTACCGAGATTGTACGTTGCGCTGAGGATGGTTCGAACGCAGGTGCCGCTAACGAGCCTGTTCGTTATAAGGACGAGGACGGCAAGTGGGTAGCTGTCGAGGATAACACTCCTGTATCAATGAATATGTGGGGCTTCACACCCGATTACTTCCAGTATTCTGAGGAGTACTTCAAGGAGTTCCTGAGCGATCCAAAGAACCTCGAGAACCTTAAGGCCGAGTTCTTTATCCCCCTCATGGTTAACAAGCTCATCAACGACGGTACTGCTACTGTCGAGGTTCTCGATACCACCAGCAAGTGGTTCGGCGTAACCTATGCAGCCGATCGCGACGCTACTGTTGCTCGTATCAAGCAGCTGGTCGACGAGGGTGTATATCCTAACAAATTGTTCTAAATGAATATAAACATTTTAGATACTAATCAGCTGGCCCTGATGGACCAGCTGATTTCTGATGCAAATACGGTACTTGTGGTTTGCCACAAGAGTCCTGATGGCGATGCTATCGGCTCGTCGTTAGGATGGGCTGAGTATATGCGCTTGCGCGGAAAGGATGTTACCGTGATTGTGCCCGATCAGTATCCCGACTTCCTGATGTGGTTGCCCAATACTGATAAGATTGTGCGTTACGATAAGCATCGCGAAAAGTGCGATATGCTGTTTAAGATTGCCGACCTGGTTTTCTGTCTCGACTTCAATACACCAAGTCGTGTCGACGAGATGGAGCAGGCCTTGGTAAGCACTAAGGCCAAGAAGGTGCTTATCGATCACCACCTGAAGCCCGATGTACCTGCCGACCTGGTAGTGTCGCAGCCCGAGGCTTCGAGCACTTGCGAACTGGTGTTCCGCATTGTATGGCAGATGGGCGCTTTTGCCCAGCTGGATAAGGCTTTTGCCGTACCCGTGTATTGTGGAATGATGACCGATACAGGTGGCTTTACCTTCAACAGCACCCGTCCCGAGATTTTCCAGATTATCAGCGAGCTGCTCACCAAGCGCATCGATAAGGATCGTATCTATCGCAACGTGTATCATAACTATTCCGAGGATCGTATCCGCTTGATGGGGTATGTGATGTACGAGAAGCTGGTTTATATGCCCGAGTATCATGCCGCCTACTATTCGATTACTCGCGACGAGCTGAAGCGTTTCAACTATATCAAGGGCGATACCGAGGGCTTGGTAAACATGCCCCAGCAGATTAAGGGGCTTAAACTGTCGATCTCGTTGCGCGAGGATACCGAGAAGAATATGGTTTGGGTTAGTCTGCGCTCTGTCGACGACTTTCCCTGCAACCTGATGGCCGAGGAGTTCTTTAATGGTGGCGGACACCTGAATGCATCGGGCGGAAAGGTTGAAGGAACCATCGAAGAGGCGATTGAAATTACCAAAAAGGCAATTTCTGCCTATGAAAACAAGTTAAAGTAGCCTAATATTGTTGGTGTTTACGAAAATATTCGTATTTTTGCACCATCAAATAGTAAATGCAAGATGAAGAAGATACTGTTTATCATGATAGCCATGGCCGCTGTTCTCAGCAGTTGTAACGACTATGAGACCTACGGCGATAAGAAGGAAAAGGAACGTAATGCTATTGCAAAGTTCATTTCCGACCGCTCGATTGTTGTTATTAGCGAGGATCAGTTTAACCAGCAGGGTTTCACCACCGATACGGTTAAGAACCAGTATGTAAAGCTTGATAAGAGTGGTGTGTACATGCAGATTGTTCGCCCAGGCTGTGGCACCCAGCTGCAGGATGGCGAGAGCACTCGTCTGGTAGCCCGATTCGCTGAGTATAATATCCTTGAGGATACCACAACTATCTGCAACAACAATCCACGCTTGTCGTATAGTGGCATTTCGGTGGTAACACTGCCCGACATTATATCAGTATCTCGCTCAGGTAGCTCTTTCACTGCATCGTTCGAGAGCGGACTAATGTATAAGGCTTATTCGAGTGCTTCGGTACCTTCAGGCTGGTTGGTTCCCCTTACTTATGTAAAGGTGGGCCGCCCTCA is a genomic window of Xylanibacter ruminicola 23 containing:
- a CDS encoding nucleotidyltransferase yields the protein MKPTLFLLAAGMGSRYGGLKQLDGLGPNGETIMDYSIYDAIQAGFGKIVWVIRKDFEEQFRTQILAKYEGKVKCELCFQALDALPEGFSVPEGRQKPWGTNHAVLMGKDVIKEPFCVINCDDFYNRDAFMVIGKYLANLPEGAKNQYAMVGFRVGNTLSENGTVARGVCSKNEKGHLTTVVERTEIVRCAEDGSNAGAANEPVRYKDEDGKWVAVEDNTPVSMNMWGFTPDYFQYSEEYFKEFLSDPKNLENLKAEFFIPLMVNKLINDGTATVEVLDTTSKWFGVTYAADRDATVARIKQLVDEGVYPNKLF
- a CDS encoding DHH family phosphoesterase; amino-acid sequence: MNINILDTNQLALMDQLISDANTVLVVCHKSPDGDAIGSSLGWAEYMRLRGKDVTVIVPDQYPDFLMWLPNTDKIVRYDKHREKCDMLFKIADLVFCLDFNTPSRVDEMEQALVSTKAKKVLIDHHLKPDVPADLVVSQPEASSTCELVFRIVWQMGAFAQLDKAFAVPVYCGMMTDTGGFTFNSTRPEIFQIISELLTKRIDKDRIYRNVYHNYSEDRIRLMGYVMYEKLVYMPEYHAAYYSITRDELKRFNYIKGDTEGLVNMPQQIKGLKLSISLREDTEKNMVWVSLRSVDDFPCNLMAEEFFNGGGHLNASGGKVEGTIEEAIEITKKAISAYENKLK
- a CDS encoding DUF4827 domain-containing protein, which translates into the protein MKKILFIMIAMAAVLSSCNDYETYGDKKEKERNAIAKFISDRSIVVISEDQFNQQGFTTDTVKNQYVKLDKSGVYMQIVRPGCGTQLQDGESTRLVARFAEYNILEDTTTICNNNPRLSYSGISVVTLPDIISVSRSGSSFTASFESGLMYKAYSSASVPSGWLVPLTYVKVGRPQSLTDECAKVRLIVPHSQGHATASSYVTPYYYELTFQRES